One stretch of Clupea harengus unplaced genomic scaffold, Ch_v2.0.2, whole genome shotgun sequence DNA includes these proteins:
- the LOC122130964 gene encoding regulator of G-protein signaling 21-like: protein MDSDRVEQPVKELNVIFKGRFCCFSKDPLVDADTWSESIDKLLTCKAGQASLQEFLRTEYSEENILFWLACEEYKKIKSTPEMITSANRIYTEFVQVEAPKQINIDCNTRANITKNISQPNLNSFDTAQRLIYSLMARDCYPRFLKSDIYQGILRNGDKG, encoded by the exons TGAAAGAGCTCAATGTTATTTTCAAGGGCAGATTTTGTTGCTTCTCTAAGGATCCACTTGTGGATGCTGATACTTGGAGTGAGTCAATAGACAAACTATTGACCTGCAAAG CTGGTCAGGCATCTTTGCAGGAGTTCCTGAGGACCGAGTACAGTGAGGAGAACATCCTGTTCTGGCTGGCCTGTGAGGAGTACAAGAAGATTAAGAGCACTCCGGAGATGATCACCTCTGCAAACAGAATATACACCGAGTTTGTGCAAGTGGAGGCACCTAAACAG ATCAACATTGACTGTAACACCAGAGCAAATATAACCAAGAACATTTCCCAGCCCAACCTGAACTCATTCGACACGGCACAAAGGCTAATATACAGTCTGATGGCAAGAGACTGTTACCCAAGGTTTTTAAAATCTGACATCTACCAAGGGATTTTGAGAAATGGAGACAAAGGCTGA